A single Methylobacterium sp. 17Sr1-1 DNA region contains:
- a CDS encoding PAS domain S-box protein — MTSTADCDPLVKGVDDVLITAELATRPSRAPDYETESRALGRLAQEMATNPRGVLQKCAELVMELCHADSAGISILEPGGAGGVLRWHAAAGGFAPNLHGTMPQEASPCGTVIERDCVLLFHEAERFFPALRGVEPRIYENLLAPWHVEGKAVGTLWAIRHTPEGRFDGEDARVLQSLARFAAAAFQMTLALDEAIAERSAIRASEQQLRESEEKYRTLFDAIDEGLAIQELFYDGRGEIIDVIFREVNASYERQSGLHDVVGRSLFEVLPRVEDYWLDLYRELARTGRPVRVQHYQQDVDGWFDVYFSLFGEGRRFVAHVFNNITERKRAEAALRESEERQAFLLRFTDAIRSEPDEQQIVERAVQMLAEELAVDRAYATKHYPAADLTNVIYEVRGSDLAPLPATLRFSDFPEAGRQTFEQTLVFEDTANDPGLTEADKVALASMRVGALLSRPLRRGGSPIFALGVVSVIPRRWTAAEIALVEDVAERTWEAAERARGEAALRESEERFRQFADASAAGLWIRAADTLAMEFISPAVATSYGAKADALLGDVTRWAAMIVPDDRDAALGCLEEARRGEVVVHEFRIQRPSDGAFRWIRNTDFPLRDNGQILRIGGIAEDVTEAKLAAEHTAVLLAELQHRVRNIMAMIRSVTRRTGERAASVPDYAELLMGRLLALARVQGLLTRAANVSVGIAGLVHDEVSVQAQHEGQYDLAGPDVALSPKAAEVLTLAVHELATNALKYGALSVADGKVTVRWSVVEKRNSPWLVFDWTEEGAPEPPQPTQDAPRRRGFGSELIEARIPYELRGRGKVTIEPGGARCHLEFPLKEGASILETGAPQRMTVYGGALDMTGGPDLTGRRVLVVEDDFYLATDAARALEGAGAEIVGPCASEEAARAELDEQRPDAVVVDINLGPGPSFKLAETLKDRGIPFVFTTGYDAEVIPAEFAGVERLEKPFQLRQIVGAVAKLTTVA, encoded by the coding sequence ATGACCAGCACTGCCGATTGCGATCCCCTGGTGAAAGGAGTCGATGACGTCCTGATCACGGCCGAGCTGGCAACCCGACCATCCAGGGCTCCAGACTACGAAACCGAGAGCCGAGCGCTCGGACGCCTGGCCCAGGAGATGGCCACCAATCCCCGTGGCGTGCTCCAGAAATGCGCCGAACTGGTCATGGAGCTGTGCCATGCGGACTCCGCCGGCATCAGCATTCTGGAGCCCGGCGGAGCAGGCGGCGTGCTCCGCTGGCACGCCGCAGCAGGCGGGTTTGCGCCGAACCTTCATGGCACCATGCCTCAGGAGGCGAGCCCCTGTGGGACGGTGATTGAACGCGACTGCGTCCTTCTGTTCCACGAAGCGGAGCGGTTCTTTCCAGCCCTCCGGGGGGTCGAGCCGCGCATTTACGAGAACCTCCTCGCACCCTGGCACGTGGAGGGCAAAGCGGTCGGTACCCTCTGGGCCATCAGGCACACGCCCGAGGGACGGTTCGACGGAGAGGATGCACGCGTTCTGCAGAGCCTCGCCCGCTTCGCCGCAGCCGCGTTCCAGATGACCCTGGCCCTCGACGAGGCCATAGCCGAACGATCAGCGATACGCGCCAGCGAGCAGCAGCTCCGCGAGAGCGAAGAGAAGTACCGCACGCTGTTCGACGCGATCGACGAGGGGCTGGCGATCCAGGAACTGTTCTACGACGGCCGGGGCGAGATCATCGACGTGATCTTCCGTGAGGTGAATGCATCCTATGAACGTCAGAGCGGCCTTCATGACGTCGTCGGCCGGTCGCTCTTCGAAGTGTTGCCGAGAGTCGAGGACTATTGGCTGGACTTATACCGGGAGTTGGCGCGAACCGGTCGGCCGGTCCGGGTCCAGCACTATCAGCAGGACGTCGATGGCTGGTTTGACGTCTATTTCTCGCTGTTCGGCGAGGGCAGACGGTTCGTCGCCCACGTTTTCAACAACATCACCGAACGTAAACGAGCGGAGGCCGCGCTGCGGGAAAGTGAGGAGCGGCAGGCGTTCCTGCTGCGCTTCACTGATGCGATACGGTCCGAGCCGGACGAACAGCAGATCGTCGAGCGCGCCGTTCAGATGCTTGCTGAGGAGTTGGCTGTCGACCGGGCGTACGCGACCAAGCATTACCCGGCCGCCGACTTGACCAATGTCATCTATGAGGTCCGTGGGAGCGACCTCGCGCCGTTACCGGCCACGCTCCGCTTCTCGGATTTTCCTGAAGCGGGCCGGCAGACTTTCGAGCAAACCCTGGTCTTCGAGGACACAGCTAACGACCCCGGCCTGACTGAAGCGGACAAGGTTGCGCTGGCGTCCATGCGTGTGGGCGCGCTTCTGTCCCGGCCGTTGCGCCGGGGCGGCAGCCCGATCTTCGCACTAGGCGTCGTAAGCGTTATTCCACGCCGCTGGACGGCCGCTGAGATCGCCCTGGTTGAGGATGTCGCTGAGCGAACCTGGGAAGCGGCAGAGCGGGCGCGCGGCGAAGCAGCGCTGCGAGAGAGCGAGGAGCGCTTCCGGCAGTTCGCAGATGCCTCGGCAGCAGGTCTCTGGATCAGGGCGGCGGACACGCTCGCAATGGAGTTCATAAGCCCCGCGGTCGCGACGAGCTACGGCGCCAAAGCGGACGCTCTCCTGGGCGATGTGACGCGCTGGGCCGCGATGATCGTGCCGGACGACCGCGACGCTGCCCTCGGCTGTCTAGAAGAGGCGCGGCGCGGTGAAGTCGTCGTGCACGAGTTCCGGATCCAGCGTCCATCCGACGGCGCTTTCCGCTGGATCAGGAACACCGATTTCCCGTTGCGCGACAACGGCCAGATCCTGCGGATCGGCGGGATCGCGGAGGACGTGACCGAGGCCAAGCTCGCCGCCGAGCACACGGCTGTCCTTCTGGCCGAACTCCAGCACCGGGTGCGCAACATCATGGCGATGATCCGCTCGGTGACCCGCCGCACGGGCGAGCGGGCCGCCAGCGTGCCGGACTACGCCGAGCTGCTGATGGGCCGCCTGCTCGCCCTTGCCCGCGTGCAGGGGCTCCTCACCCGCGCCGCGAACGTCAGCGTCGGGATCGCAGGCCTCGTGCATGACGAGGTGAGCGTGCAGGCGCAGCACGAAGGGCAATACGATCTCGCCGGGCCGGATGTCGCGCTGTCGCCCAAGGCCGCGGAGGTGCTGACGCTGGCGGTGCACGAGCTGGCGACCAACGCTCTGAAGTACGGCGCCCTGTCCGTCGCGGACGGCAAGGTCACTGTCCGGTGGTCCGTCGTCGAGAAGCGTAACAGCCCCTGGCTTGTCTTCGACTGGACGGAGGAAGGTGCACCCGAGCCCCCGCAGCCGACCCAAGATGCGCCCCGCCGGCGGGGCTTCGGCAGCGAGCTGATCGAGGCGCGCATCCCCTACGAGCTGCGCGGGCGAGGCAAGGTGACGATCGAGCCCGGTGGGGCACGCTGTCATTTGGAGTTCCCGCTCAAGGAGGGCGCCAGCATCCTGGAAACGGGTGCGCCGCAACGCATGACTGTCTACGGAGGAGCCCTCGATATGACGGGTGGACCGGATCTCACGGGTCGCCGTGTCCTAGTGGTAGAGGACGACTTCTATCTCGCGACTGACGCCGCTCGAGCCCTTGAGGGCGCAGGCGCAGAAATTGTCGGCCCGTGTGCGAGTGAGGAGGCTGCGCGAGCGGAGCTGGACGAGCAGCGGCCCGACGCTGTCGTGGTCGACATCAACCTTGGTCCGGGTCCGTCGTTCAAGCTGGCCGAGACGCTGAAGGACCGCGGCATCCCGTTCGTGTTCACGACCGGCTACGATGCCGAGGTGATCCCGGCCGAGTTCGCTGGCGTCGAACGGTTGGAGAAACCGTTCCAGCTTCGACAGATCGTCGGTGCCGTTGCGAAGCTCACGACGGTGGCGTAG
- a CDS encoding FAD-dependent monooxygenase: MAQGGGVSGRRGAAREIVVAGGGLPGLALALALRLSLGESVRVTVCDPAFGRTDAPRDLRAYAVAAAARRMLERLGVWDAVSATAQPIREMVVTDSRLADPVRPTFLTFEGEVAEGEPFAHMIEGGGLLAALRDAAAAAGVVLEASPVLAAVPEADRITARLPDGRRIRADLVVAADGARSRLREAAGIGWVGWSYPQSGIVATVAHERDHEGRAIEHFLPSGPFAVLPLPPGGSLGHRSSIVWTERQSEVPALLGGGPEEALIEVERRFGLRLGRIALESPLRAYPLSFGIARRFGAKRLMLLGDAAHVIHPIAGQGLNLGLRSAAALAEALADTMRLGLDPGGPEALETYERSRRFDTLAMGAATDGLNRLFSNDALPVRLARDLGLGLVDRLPGLKRLFIREAAGLRGRQPRLMRGEAL; encoded by the coding sequence GGTGGCGGCGTGAGCGGGCGACGGGGGGCGGCGCGGGAGATCGTCGTCGCGGGCGGCGGGCTGCCGGGGCTGGCGCTGGCACTCGCCCTGCGGCTCTCGTTGGGCGAGAGCGTGCGGGTCACGGTCTGCGACCCGGCCTTCGGCCGGACGGACGCCCCGCGGGACCTGCGTGCCTACGCGGTCGCGGCCGCCGCCCGGCGGATGCTGGAGCGCCTCGGCGTGTGGGACGCGGTGAGCGCGACCGCCCAGCCGATCCGCGAGATGGTCGTCACGGACAGCCGCCTCGCCGATCCGGTGCGCCCGACCTTCCTGACCTTCGAGGGCGAGGTGGCCGAAGGCGAGCCCTTCGCCCACATGATCGAGGGCGGCGGCCTGCTCGCGGCACTTCGCGATGCCGCCGCGGCTGCGGGTGTGGTGCTGGAGGCCAGCCCCGTCCTCGCGGCCGTGCCGGAGGCCGACAGGATCACCGCGCGCCTGCCGGACGGGCGCCGGATCCGCGCCGACCTCGTCGTGGCGGCGGACGGCGCCCGCTCGCGCCTGCGCGAGGCCGCGGGCATCGGCTGGGTCGGCTGGTCCTATCCCCAGTCGGGCATCGTCGCGACCGTGGCGCACGAGCGCGACCACGAGGGACGGGCGATCGAGCACTTCTTGCCGTCGGGCCCCTTCGCGGTGCTGCCCCTGCCCCCCGGCGGGTCGCTGGGCCACCGCTCCTCGATCGTCTGGACCGAGCGGCAATCCGAGGTGCCGGCCCTCCTCGGCGGCGGGCCCGAGGAGGCGCTGATCGAGGTCGAGCGCCGCTTCGGCTTACGCCTCGGCCGCATCGCGCTCGAATCCCCCTTGCGGGCCTATCCGCTCTCCTTCGGCATCGCCCGGCGCTTCGGCGCGAAGCGGCTGATGCTGCTCGGCGACGCCGCCCACGTCATCCACCCGATCGCCGGCCAGGGCCTGAACTTGGGCCTGCGCAGCGCCGCCGCCCTGGCGGAGGCGCTGGCCGACACGATGCGCCTCGGCCTCGATCCGGGCGGGCCGGAGGCGCTGGAGACCTACGAGCGCAGCCGGCGCTTCGACACGCTGGCGATGGGGGCGGCGACCGACGGCCTCAACCGGCTGTTCTCGAACGACGCCCTGCCGGTCCGCCTTGCCCGTGACCTCGGCCTCGGCCTCGTCGACCGGCTGCCGGGATTGAAGCGGCTGTTCATCCGCGAGGCGGCGGGGTTGCGGGGGCGGCAGCCGCGGTTGATGCGGGGGGAGGCGTTATAG